In Zea mays cultivar B73 chromosome 7, Zm-B73-REFERENCE-NAM-5.0, whole genome shotgun sequence, the following proteins share a genomic window:
- the LOC100381628 gene encoding Phosphatidylinositol 4-phosphate 5-kinase 4, with amino-acid sequence MHEHTRAWAWEATVRKVQHPQPVGRRRVSPMSAADDYETASSSSSAAGDVCEHVHGYMERGLPNGDFYTGQWRDGAPHGAGKYLWTDGCMYEGEWRHGKATGRGKFSWPSGATYEGEFKDGFMDGSGTYTGAAGDTYRGSWSMNLKHGSGKKSYANGDEYDGEWRAGLQDGSGRYTWRNGTEYTGQWCAGLIHGRGALVWSNGNRYDGGWEDGCPRGQGTFRWADGSVYVGRWTRDTPTGIVQQKGVYYPSPAASSPTARDPRDVFARDLPGFMGARPDSPSPRKSRASSVRAANGRASSASGLSNSSGGDRKYEKICIWESDGDITCDIVDGPALGDEAGTARRSVRTDDGGDDRGLPPPSPAPHVTQWVPPREVKRQGETIAKGHKHYELMLKLQLGIRHAVGKQGPIVLDLKSSAFDPKEKVWTKFPPQGSKYTPPHNSCDFRWKDYCPQVFRTLRKLFKVDAGDYMLSLCGNEALRELSSPGKSGSFFYLTNDDRYMIKTMKKSEVKMLLKMLPAYYNHVRAFENTLVTKFFGLHCVKLAGANQKKVRFVIMGNLFCSEYPIHRRFDLKGSSLGRTTDKPHTEIDQYTTLKDLDLNFIFRLKKQWFHEFQRQVDRDCEFLEQEKIMDYSLLVGVHFRDNTEKLLTEGSIDFDIINNVPTPRLSKGNTDRFLAGPNRSPKIKLGANMPSRAELTARKSDCEPRMIGEPTGECYDVILYFGIIDILQDYDISKRLEHAYKSFQHDPTSMSAVDPRQYSRRFKEFVYRVFQEDGCAAADALRLWRCRSLHV; translated from the exons ATGCACGAGCACACCCGCGCCTGGGCGTGGGAGGCGACGGTGCGCAAGGTGCAGCATCCGCAGCCCGTGGGCAGGCGCCGGGTGTCCCCGATGTCGGCCGCGGACGACTACGAGAcggcgtcgtcgtcctcgtcggcCGCCGGCGACGTCTGCGAGCACGTCCACGGCTACATGGAGCGCGGCCTCCCCAACGGCGACTTCTACACGGGCCAGTGGCGCGACGGCGCGCCGCACGGGGCCGGCAAGTACCTGTGGACGGACGGGTGCATGTACGAGGGGGAGTGGCGGCACGGCAAGGCCACGGGGCGGGGCAAGTTCTCCTGGCCGTCGGGAGCCACCTACGAGGGCGAGTTCAAGGACGGGTTCATGGACGGCTCCGGCACCTACACCGGCGCCGCCGGGGACACCTACCGGGGGTCCTGGTCCATGAACCTCAAGCACGGCAGCGGCAAGAAGAGCTACGCCAACGGCGACGAGTACGACGGCGAGTGGCGCGCGGGGCTGCAGGACGGCTCCGGCCGCTACACCTGGCGCAACGGCACCGAGTACACGGGGCAGTGGTGCGCGGGGCTCATCCACGGCCGCGGCGCGCTCGTCTGGTCCAACGGCAACCGCTACGATGGCGGGTGGGAGGACGGCTGTCCGCGTGGCCAGGGGACTTTCCGCTGGGCCGACGGCAGCGTCTACGTCGGCCGCTGGACGCGCGACACTCCCACCGGCATTGTCCAGCAGAAGGGAGTCTACTACCCGTCCCCGGCGGCGTCCTCCCCGACGGCACGCGATCCCCGCGACGTGTTCGCCAGGGACCTGCCGGGCTTCATGGGCGCCAGACCCGACTCCCCGTCGCCGCGCAAGTCACGCGCATCGTCTGTCAGGGCGGCCAACGGGCGGGCGAGCTCAGCGTCCGGGTTGAGCAACAGTTCCGGCGGCGACAGGAAGTATGAGAAGATTTGCATTTGGGAGTCCGACGGCGACATCACGTGCGACATTGTGGACGGGCCCGCCTTGGGAGATGAGGCGGGGACCGCGCGGAGGAGCGTGAGGACGGACGACGGCGGTGACGACCGGGGCCTGCCGCCACCATCGCCGGCGCCGCACGTCACACAGTGGGTACCTCCACGGGAGGTGAAGCGACAAGGGGAGACCATCGCCAAGGGACACAAGCACTACGAGCTTATGCTAAAATTGCAGCTCGGGATCAG GCATGCAGTGGGGAAGCAAGGCCCAATTGTGCTTGATCTGAAATCGTCTGCTTTCGACCCAAAGGAAAAGGTATGGACGAAGTTTCCTCCTCAAGGCTCAAAATACACTCCTCCCCACAATTCTTGTGACTTCAGATGGAAGGATTACTGCCCACAGGTCTTCCG GACGCTGCGCAAGCTGTTCAAGGTGGATGCTGGTGACTATATGTTATCGCTATGTGGAAATGAGGCTCTCAGAGAGCTTTCATCTCCTGGTAAGAGTGGAAGCTTTTTCTACCTGACAAACGATGATCGGTACATGATAAAGACGATGAAGAAATCTGAAGTGAAG ATGCTTCTGAAGATGCTCCCAGCTTATTACAATCATGTCCGGGCATTTGAGAATACTCTAGTAACCAAGTTTTTTGGTCTACACTGTGTCAAGTTAGCTGGAGCAAATCAGAAGAAG GTTCGTTTTGTCATAATGGGAAATCTATTCTGCTCGGAATATCCAATTCATAGGCGTTTTGATCTCAAAGGTTCATCACTTGGGCGCACAACTGATAAGCCACATACAGAGATCGATCAGTATACAACTTTGAAGGATCTTGACCTGAACTTCATCTTTAGATTGAAGAAGCAATGGTTCCATGAGTTCCAAAG GCAAGTGGACAGGGATTGTGAGTTCCTTGAGCAGGAGAAAATCATGGATTACAGTCTTCTTGTTGGCGTACATTTCAGAGATAACACAGAGAAGCTTCTGACTGAAG GTTCCATTGACTTTGATATCATCAACAACGTACCGACACCTCGCCTTTCAAAAGGAAATACAGATCGGTTTCTTGCTGGTCCAAACAG GTCTCCTAAAATCAAACTTGGGGCCAACATGCCTTCGAGAGCAGAACTCACTGCCCGTAAGAGCGACTGCGAACCGCGGATGATCGGAGAGCCCACCGGAGAGTGCTACGACGTCATACTGTATTTTGGGATCATAGACATACTTCAGGATTACGATATCAGCAAGAGGCTTGAGCACGCGTACAAGTCTTTCCAGCACGACCCAACCTCTATGTCCGCGGTGGACCCGAGGCAGTATTCCAGGCGGTTTAAAGAATTCGTGTACAGAGTGTTTCAAGAAGACGGGTGCGCAGCTGCAGACGCGTTGAGACTTTGGAGATGCCGCAGCCTCCATGTGTAG